One window from the genome of Sebastes umbrosus isolate fSebUmb1 chromosome 12, fSebUmb1.pri, whole genome shotgun sequence encodes:
- the LOC119498983 gene encoding eukaryotic translation initiation factor 4 gamma 1-like isoform X7 translates to MNKPPQPIAGPTSVPNPSPSPGLTQAAYGPGQPPSLVFATPPPPQMNSAPQPRQFAAGPRTLHQQGGYRALQSYYQNRPAMATSAPRVQASSGPRPVGPTHVYPPTSQMMMISQQQLSFAGSPQGYFIPPGQYRAPYMPPTQQYPVTGGTPGFYPGTSPAEYPAYEPSLAARERRGGGGRGGGRENGRLSLHGAPLTSQRYPAGAYYPAQPQYSPSVQPAPVMINPAQQQQPAPPPQQPPAQPQGPPKRERKPIRIRDPNQGGRDITEEIMSGGRSTTTPTPPQASTADVSSAQINGEVTQPATTVTRRDENTEPPASAETPPPPAPVNTEPAEEAKEETDNQITPPAELAAQSVAPTAAVEVPSPLIKDLQSTASLPEAAAASTTTPAEAENTVDTKVSDTVDAPVGPSASLAAQEAPVQMEEPQAAPAPAEKVQEKEEKRTEDVKKLEKEEPVASAKLEPEVEVAATVPPVNEAKEETATKTETEVSPPPPSAQEPAAPQTQSVAPSSAPEPEPTPAEAAEPLLSNGLPQDTEELPEDVEFSDTTPLDKPDASQSQESTPVAKTALPVQEQEEEQEKKEEERKEKSEDAPPAPVSCPTEESTMQAATSVPKKRKNMKEFNKKENIGDLLDAFTEEQEAKPAPEPSSTSTQADPAPVAPPEPPAEVVDETWEEQEDKQNAVPKATPEPTDQKYQYKEEQWKPIDPEDKKRYDREFLLGFQFISASMNKPDGLPTISDVVLDKANKTPMRPPDPARMMNVGPDFTPSYLGNLGSRSVGGPRGPPPGPRRSQQGQRKEPRKIILSSMSLGDEVQLNKAEKAWKPAAKKSTRERAAEEEESDDPEQAKTQELFKRLRSILNKLTPQKFQELMKQVMDMTIDTEERLKGAIDLIFEKAISEPNFSVAYANMCRCLMGLKVPTSDKPGVFVNFRKLLLNRCQKEFEKDQDDDVIFEKKQKDMEAAKEGEERERLRVELQDSRDQARRRSLGNIKFIGELFKLKMLTEAIMHDCVVKLLKNHDEESLECLCRLFSTIGKDLDFEKAKPRMDQYFNQMDKIIKEKKTSSRIRFMLQDVLDLRKCNWVSRRGDQGPKTIEQIHKDAELEEQREHIKVQQQLLNRGSGGGGGGGGGGGGGGGGGGGGGRMGGNMGGRGSHTPGGGRPSQPQDEGWNTVPISKNRPIDTTRLSKITKPGSLDFNTTLLAPGGKGMWGSWGKGSSGGTGAKPASGEPESGRPATSTVNRFSALQQSGSQVSSSDSDRRAPQRSSSSRERAGERERGDRDRDRFDRFDRSEGREGRDDRSNRNQITKRSFSRESQERGGRTGDLRALTEPVRRVASMTDTRDRGSRDRGSRDRGSRDRGSRDRGSRDRGSVDSGSGDQGSRDRGSRDRGSEDRAPSKDLPAVKRESAPTPPPSLPKPALSEEELEKKSNAIIEEYLHINDLKEALQCVTELNSASLLYVFVRNGVESTLERSTVAREHMGMLLHQLVKAEVLPTEQYYKGLEETLEAAEDTAIDIPHIWLYLAELIIPMLHEGGIPMGQLFREISKPLVPLGQAGVMLVQILKLLCKEMTPKKVGAMWTEGGLNWSDFLPEDEDVNKFVTEQKVEFTTGEETESKEVDEKKVLTGEELSKQLDRLIQDKANNQRIRDWAEANLDEQQTASNQFVRALMTSVCQSAIICDSPYRVDARQIGQRASLLQRYLSDEQKELQALYALQALMVHMEQPANLLRMFFDALYDEDVIKEEAFYKWETSKDPAEQTGKGVALKSVTAFFTWLREAEEESDKE, encoded by the exons ATGAACAAACCACCACAGCCTATAGCGGGACCCACTTCTGTCCCAAACCCTTCCCCATCCCCTGGATTGACACAG GCCGCCTACGGTCCAGGACAGCCCCCTTCTCTTGTTTTTGctacccctccacctccacaaaTGAACTCTGCACCGCAGCCAAGACAG TTTGCTGCAGGCCCCCGTACTTTACACCAACAG GGTGGATACAGAGCGTTACAG AGTTACTATCAGAACCGACCAGCCATGGCCACCAGTGCTCCAAGGGTACAGGCGAGTAGCGGCCCACGACCTGTCGGACCTACTCATGTCTACCCACCCACCTcccagatgatgatgatttccCAGCAGCAGCTGTCTTTTGCTGGCTCCCCTCAGGGCTACTTCATCCCCCCTGGACAG tACCGGGCCCCATATATGCCTCCAACTCAGCAGTATCCTGTGACCGGCGGTACACCAGGCTTCTATCCGGGAACTAGCCCTGCTGAATACCCTGCTTATG AGCCCTCTCTTGCTGCGAGGGAGAGGCGGGGTGGCGGGGGGAGAGGGGGCGGGCGAGAGAACggccgtctctctctccacgGTGCTCCTCTCACCTCCCAGCGCTACCCTG CAGGAGCATACTATCCAGCTCAGCCGCAGTACTCTCCGTCTGTCCAGCCGGCACCGGTCATGATCAACCCCGCCCAGCAACAGCAACCAGCCCCGCCTCCTCAGCAACCACCGGCACAGCCACAAGGGCCACCAAAGAGGGAACGCAAACCG ATAAGGATACGAGACCCCAACCAGGGCGGGCGTGATATCACAGAGGAGATCATGTCAGGTGGAAGGTCCACCACCACACCGACTCCCCCACAG GCCTCCACTGCAGATGTAAGCTCTGCTCAGATCAATGGTGAAGTTACACAGCCTGCCACTACAGTGACTAGAAGAG ATGAAAACACTGAGCCCCCTGCTAGCGCTGAAACCCCGCCACCTCCTGCTCCAGTAAATACAGAGCCAGCGGAGGAGGCCAAAGAGGAAACGGACAACCAGATAACACCGCCTGCTGAGTTAGCCGCACAATCTGTAGCCCCAACAGCCGCTGTTGAGGTGCCATCCCCATTGATAAAGGACCTGCAGTCTACCGCTTCCCTgcctgaagcagcagcagcatctacTACTACTCCTGCTGAAGCAGAAAATACAGTTGATACTAAAGTTAGTGACACAGTAGACGCTCCTGTCGGCCCTTCAGCATCATTAGCAGCACAAGAGGCGCCTGTCCAAATGGAAGAACCACAGgctgctccagctccagctgagAAGGtacaagaaaaggaagaaaagagaacAGAGGACGTGAAGAAATTGGAAAAAGAGGAGCCGGTGGCCAGCGCTAAGTTGGAGCCTGAAGTTGAGGTTGCTGCAACGGTTCCCCCTGTTAACGAGGCAAAGGAAGAAACGGCTACAAAGACCGAAACTGAAgtctctccacctccaccctctGCACAGGAACCTGCTGCTCCACAGACCCAGAGCGTTGCCCCGAGCTCTGCCCCTGAACCTGAACCCACACCGGCTGAAGCGGCAGAGCCTCTTCTCTCCAACGGCCTTCCTCAGGACACTGAGGAACTGCCTGAGGATGTGGAATTTTCAGACACTACACCCCTTGACAAGCCTGATGCTTCTCAATCTCAGGAATCCACACCTGTGGCTAAAACGGCATTGCCTGtccaggagcaggaggaagaacaggagaagaaggaggaagagaggaaggagaaaagcGAGGATGCCCCTCCTGCCCCTGTTAGCTGCCCTACAGAGGAATCTACTATGCAAG CTGCAACGTCTGTgccaaagaagaggaagaacatGAAGGAGTTCAACAAGAAGGAGAACATTGGAGACCTCCTGGATGCCTTCACAGAG GAGCAAGAAGCCAAGCCTGCTCCTGAGCCCTCGTCCACTTCCACTCAGGCCGACCCGGCCCCTGTTGCTCCACCTGAACCTCCCGCTGAGGTTGTAGATGAGACCTGGGAGGAGCAAGAGGACAAGCAGAATGCAGTACCTAAAGCCACACCTGAGCCAACTGATCAGAAATACCAGTACAAAGAAG AACAATGGAAGCCGATAGACCCAGAAGACAAGAAGCGGTACGACAGGGAGTTCCTCCTGGGCTTCCAGTTCATCAGCGCCAGTATGAACAAACCTGATGGCCTGCCGACCATCAGTGATGTGGTCCTGGACAAG GCAAACAAGACTCCGATGCGGCCTCCTGACCCAGCTCGGATGATGAATGTTGGTCCTGATTTTACTCCCTCGTATTTGGGGAACCTTGGGAGCAGATCAGTGGGAGGACCACGAGGCCCG CCACCTGGGCCGCGTCGCTCCCAGCAGGGTCAGAGGAAAGAGCCCAGGAAAATCATCCTCAGCAGCATGTCCCTCGGTGACGAAGTGCAGCTCAACAAGGCTGAGAAGGCCTGGAAGCCCGCGGCGAAAAAGTCCACTCGAGAACGCGccgcagaggaagaggaaagtgaTGATCCCGAACAGGCCAAGACTCAAGAGCTGTTCAAGCGTCTACGCAGTATCCTCAACAAGCTGACCCCTCAGAAGTTTCAGGAGCTGATGAAACAAGTGATGGATATGACGATAGACACGGAGGAGAGGCTGAAGGGTGCCATTGACCTCATCTTTGAGAAGGCCATCTCAGAGCCGAACTTCTCTGTGGCCTACGCCAACATGTGCCGCTGCCTTATGGGG TTGAAAGTCCCCACCTCAGACAAGCCAGGAGTTTTTGTGAACTTCCGCAAACTGCTGCTCAACCGCTGCCAGAAAGAGTTTGAGAAGGACCAGGACGATGATGTAATCTTtgagaaaaagcaaaaagacaTGGAGGCTGCCAAAGAA GGAGAGGAGCGTGAGCGCTTGAGGGTGGAGCTGCAGGATTCCAGAGACCAGGCCCGCCGCCGTTCACTGGGTAACATAAAGTTCATTGGCGAGCTCTTCAAGCTGAAGATGCTGACAGAGGCCATCATGCACGACTGTGTAGTGAAACTACTGAAGAATCATGATGAAGAGTCTTTGGAGTGTCTCTGCAGGCTGTTCTCCACAATTGGTAAAGACCTGGACTTTGAGAAGGCCAAG CCTCGCATGGATCAGTACTTCAACCAGATGGACAAGATCATCAAAGAGAAAAAGACCTCATCCAGAATCCGCTTCATGCTACAAGACGTCTTGGACCTCAGAAag TGTAACTGGGTGTCTCGTAGAGGAGACCAGGGTCCTAAAACAATCGAACAGATCCACAAGGACGCAgagctggaggagcagagggaaCACATCAAAGTCCAGCAGCAGCTTCTGAAcagaggaagtggaggaggtggaggaggtggtggaggaggtggtggaggaggaggaggaggaggaggaggcggcagGATGGGAGGGAACATGGGGGGCCGAGGCTCCCACACACCAGGAGGTGGCCGGCCTAGCCAGCCTCAGGATGAGGGATGGAACACGGTGCCCATCTCCAAGAACAGACCCATCGACACCACCCGCCTTAGCAAGATCACAAAG CCTGGTTCTCTGGACTTCAACACTACACTGTTGGCTCCAGGGGGAAAAGGCATGTGGGGCAGCTGGGGCAAAGGCAGCAGTGGAGGAACTGGAGCGAAACCAGCAAGCGGAGAGCCGG AATCTGGTCGTCCAGCCACCAGCACCGTCAACCGCTTCTCAGCCCTGCAACAGTCTGGTTCGCAGGTGTCTTCATCTGACTCTGACCGCAGAGCTCCTCAGAG GTCAAGCTCCAGCCGTGAGCGTGCTGGCGAACGAGAAAGGGGCGATCGCGACAGGGATCGCTTTGACAGATTCGATCGCAGCGAGGGACGGGAAGGTCGCGACGACAGGAGCAACCGCAACCAAATCACCAAGAGAAGCTTCAGCAGAGAGTCACAGGAGCGCGGCGGGAGGACCGGAGACCTCCGGGCCTTGACTGAGCCTGTGCGCCGCGTGGCCAGCATGACCGACACCAGGGACCGAGGAAGCCGGGACCGAGGAAGCAGGGACCGAGGAAGCAGGGACCGAGGAAGCAGAGACCGAGGaagcagagacagaggaagCGTCGACAGCGGAAGCGGGGACCAAGGAAGCAGAGACCGAGGAAGCAGAGATCGAGGAAGTGAGGACAGAGCCCCAAGCAAAGATCTCCCAG cAGTTAAGCGTGAGAGCGCccccactcctcctccctctcttccaaAACCTGCCTTGAGTGAAGAGGAGTTGGAGAAGAAGTCGAACGCCATCATTGAAGAATACCTCCACATTAATGACTTGAAG GAGGCGTTGCAGTGTGTGACAGAACTCAACAGTGCCTCACTGCTCTACGTGTTTGTGCGGAACGGCGTGGAGTCGACGCTTGAGCGCAGCACCGTGGCTAGAGAGCACATGGGCATGTTGCTGCACCAGCTCGTAAAGGCAGAGGTATTGCCCACAGAGCAGTACTACAAAGG GCTAGAAGAGACCCTGGAGGCTGCGGAAGACACGGCCATAGATATACCTCACATCTGGCTCTACCTGGCTGAACTCATTATCCCCATGCTCCATGAGGGAGGCATCCCTATGGGACAGCTCTTCAG GGAGATCTCCAAGCCTCTCGTGCCTCTGGGGCAGGCTGGCGTGATGCTGGTACAGATCCTCAAGTTGCTCTGCAAAGAAATG ACCCCTAAGAAGGTCGGGGCCATGTGGACAGAGGGTGGGCTGAATTGGAGTGATTTCCTTCCCGAGGATGAAGACGTCAACAAGTTTGTCACTGAGCAG AAAGTGGAGTTCACCACTGGAGAGGAGACGGAGTCAAAGGAAGTGGATGAGAAGAAGGTCctcactggagaggagctcaGCAAACAGCTGGACAGACTCATCCAGGACAAAGCCAACAACCAGCGCATCAGAGACTGGGCTGAG gctAACTTGGACGAGCAGCAAACTGCTTCCAACCAGTTCGTACGAGCACTGATGAcgtcagtgtgtcagtctgcCATCATAT GTGACAGCCCGTACAGGGTGGATGCACGGCAGATCGGCCAGAGAGCCAGTCTGCTGCAGAGATACCTGTCTGATGAGCAGAAGGAGCTGCAGGCCCTCTACGCCCTCCAGGCTCTGATGGTGCACATGGAGCAGCCAGCGA ACCTCCTGCGGATGTTCTTTGACGCCTTGTACGACGAAGACGTTATTAAAGAGGAGGCCTTCTACAAATGGGAAACCAGCAAAGACCCTGCGGAGCAAACAGGCAAAggtgtggccttgaaatcagtCACCGCCTTCTTCACCTGGCTCCGCGAGGCCGAGGAGGAGTCTGACAAGGAGTAA
- the LOC119498983 gene encoding eukaryotic translation initiation factor 4 gamma 1-like isoform X13 yields the protein MNKPPQPIAGPTSVPNPSPSPGLTQAAYGPGQPPSLVFATPPPPQMNSAPQPRQSYYQNRPAMATSAPRVQASSGPRPVGPTHVYPPTSQMMMISQQQLSFAGSPQGYFIPPGQYRAPYMPPTQQYPVTGGTPGFYPGTSPAEYPAYAGAYYPAQPQYSPSVQPAPVMINPAQQQQPAPPPQQPPAQPQGPPKRERKPIRIRDPNQGGRDITEEIMSGGRSTTTPTPPQASTADVSSAQINGEVTQPATTVTRRDENTEPPASAETPPPPAPVNTEPAEEAKEETDNQITPPAELAAQSVAPTAAVEVPSPLIKDLQSTASLPEAAAASTTTPAEAENTVDTKVSDTVDAPVGPSASLAAQEAPVQMEEPQAAPAPAEKVQEKEEKRTEDVKKLEKEEPVASAKLEPEVEVAATVPPVNEAKEETATKTETEVSPPPPSAQEPAAPQTQSVAPSSAPEPEPTPAEAAEPLLSNGLPQDTEELPEDVEFSDTTPLDKPDASQSQESTPVAKTALPVQEQEEEQEKKEEERKEKSEDAPPAPVSCPTEESTMQAATSVPKKRKNMKEFNKKENIGDLLDAFTEEQEAKPAPEPSSTSTQADPAPVAPPEPPAEVVDETWEEQEDKQNAVPKATPEPTDQKYQYKEEQWKPIDPEDKKRYDREFLLGFQFISASMNKPDGLPTISDVVLDKANKTPMRPPDPARMMNVGPDFTPSYLGNLGSRSVGGPRGPPPGPRRSQQGQRKEPRKIILSSMSLGDEVQLNKAEKAWKPAAKKSTRERAAEEEESDDPEQAKTQELFKRLRSILNKLTPQKFQELMKQVMDMTIDTEERLKGAIDLIFEKAISEPNFSVAYANMCRCLMGLKVPTSDKPGVFVNFRKLLLNRCQKEFEKDQDDDVIFEKKQKDMEAAKEGEERERLRVELQDSRDQARRRSLGNIKFIGELFKLKMLTEAIMHDCVVKLLKNHDEESLECLCRLFSTIGKDLDFEKAKPRMDQYFNQMDKIIKEKKTSSRIRFMLQDVLDLRKCNWVSRRGDQGPKTIEQIHKDAELEEQREHIKVQQQLLNRGSGGGGGGGGGGGGGGGGGGGGGRMGGNMGGRGSHTPGGGRPSQPQDEGWNTVPISKNRPIDTTRLSKITKPGSLDFNTTLLAPGGKGMWGSWGKGSSGGTGAKPASGEPESGRPATSTVNRFSALQQSGSQVSSSDSDRRAPQRSSSSRERAGERERGDRDRDRFDRFDRSEGREGRDDRSNRNQITKRSFSRESQERGGRTGDLRALTEPVRRVASMTDTRDRGSRDRGSRDRGSRDRGSRDRGSRDRGSVDSGSGDQGSRDRGSRDRGSEDRAPSKDLPAVKRESAPTPPPSLPKPALSEEELEKKSNAIIEEYLHINDLKEALQCVTELNSASLLYVFVRNGVESTLERSTVAREHMGMLLHQLVKAEVLPTEQYYKGLEETLEAAEDTAIDIPHIWLYLAELIIPMLHEGGIPMGQLFREISKPLVPLGQAGVMLVQILKLLCKEMTPKKVGAMWTEGGLNWSDFLPEDEDVNKFVTEQKVEFTTGEETESKEVDEKKVLTGEELSKQLDRLIQDKANNQRIRDWAEANLDEQQTASNQFVRALMTSVCQSAIICDSPYRVDARQIGQRASLLQRYLSDEQKELQALYALQALMVHMEQPANLLRMFFDALYDEDVIKEEAFYKWETSKDPAEQTGKGVALKSVTAFFTWLREAEEESDKE from the exons ATGAACAAACCACCACAGCCTATAGCGGGACCCACTTCTGTCCCAAACCCTTCCCCATCCCCTGGATTGACACAG GCCGCCTACGGTCCAGGACAGCCCCCTTCTCTTGTTTTTGctacccctccacctccacaaaTGAACTCTGCACCGCAGCCAAGACAG AGTTACTATCAGAACCGACCAGCCATGGCCACCAGTGCTCCAAGGGTACAGGCGAGTAGCGGCCCACGACCTGTCGGACCTACTCATGTCTACCCACCCACCTcccagatgatgatgatttccCAGCAGCAGCTGTCTTTTGCTGGCTCCCCTCAGGGCTACTTCATCCCCCCTGGACAG tACCGGGCCCCATATATGCCTCCAACTCAGCAGTATCCTGTGACCGGCGGTACACCAGGCTTCTATCCGGGAACTAGCCCTGCTGAATACCCTGCTTATG CAGGAGCATACTATCCAGCTCAGCCGCAGTACTCTCCGTCTGTCCAGCCGGCACCGGTCATGATCAACCCCGCCCAGCAACAGCAACCAGCCCCGCCTCCTCAGCAACCACCGGCACAGCCACAAGGGCCACCAAAGAGGGAACGCAAACCG ATAAGGATACGAGACCCCAACCAGGGCGGGCGTGATATCACAGAGGAGATCATGTCAGGTGGAAGGTCCACCACCACACCGACTCCCCCACAG GCCTCCACTGCAGATGTAAGCTCTGCTCAGATCAATGGTGAAGTTACACAGCCTGCCACTACAGTGACTAGAAGAG ATGAAAACACTGAGCCCCCTGCTAGCGCTGAAACCCCGCCACCTCCTGCTCCAGTAAATACAGAGCCAGCGGAGGAGGCCAAAGAGGAAACGGACAACCAGATAACACCGCCTGCTGAGTTAGCCGCACAATCTGTAGCCCCAACAGCCGCTGTTGAGGTGCCATCCCCATTGATAAAGGACCTGCAGTCTACCGCTTCCCTgcctgaagcagcagcagcatctacTACTACTCCTGCTGAAGCAGAAAATACAGTTGATACTAAAGTTAGTGACACAGTAGACGCTCCTGTCGGCCCTTCAGCATCATTAGCAGCACAAGAGGCGCCTGTCCAAATGGAAGAACCACAGgctgctccagctccagctgagAAGGtacaagaaaaggaagaaaagagaacAGAGGACGTGAAGAAATTGGAAAAAGAGGAGCCGGTGGCCAGCGCTAAGTTGGAGCCTGAAGTTGAGGTTGCTGCAACGGTTCCCCCTGTTAACGAGGCAAAGGAAGAAACGGCTACAAAGACCGAAACTGAAgtctctccacctccaccctctGCACAGGAACCTGCTGCTCCACAGACCCAGAGCGTTGCCCCGAGCTCTGCCCCTGAACCTGAACCCACACCGGCTGAAGCGGCAGAGCCTCTTCTCTCCAACGGCCTTCCTCAGGACACTGAGGAACTGCCTGAGGATGTGGAATTTTCAGACACTACACCCCTTGACAAGCCTGATGCTTCTCAATCTCAGGAATCCACACCTGTGGCTAAAACGGCATTGCCTGtccaggagcaggaggaagaacaggagaagaaggaggaagagaggaaggagaaaagcGAGGATGCCCCTCCTGCCCCTGTTAGCTGCCCTACAGAGGAATCTACTATGCAAG CTGCAACGTCTGTgccaaagaagaggaagaacatGAAGGAGTTCAACAAGAAGGAGAACATTGGAGACCTCCTGGATGCCTTCACAGAG GAGCAAGAAGCCAAGCCTGCTCCTGAGCCCTCGTCCACTTCCACTCAGGCCGACCCGGCCCCTGTTGCTCCACCTGAACCTCCCGCTGAGGTTGTAGATGAGACCTGGGAGGAGCAAGAGGACAAGCAGAATGCAGTACCTAAAGCCACACCTGAGCCAACTGATCAGAAATACCAGTACAAAGAAG AACAATGGAAGCCGATAGACCCAGAAGACAAGAAGCGGTACGACAGGGAGTTCCTCCTGGGCTTCCAGTTCATCAGCGCCAGTATGAACAAACCTGATGGCCTGCCGACCATCAGTGATGTGGTCCTGGACAAG GCAAACAAGACTCCGATGCGGCCTCCTGACCCAGCTCGGATGATGAATGTTGGTCCTGATTTTACTCCCTCGTATTTGGGGAACCTTGGGAGCAGATCAGTGGGAGGACCACGAGGCCCG CCACCTGGGCCGCGTCGCTCCCAGCAGGGTCAGAGGAAAGAGCCCAGGAAAATCATCCTCAGCAGCATGTCCCTCGGTGACGAAGTGCAGCTCAACAAGGCTGAGAAGGCCTGGAAGCCCGCGGCGAAAAAGTCCACTCGAGAACGCGccgcagaggaagaggaaagtgaTGATCCCGAACAGGCCAAGACTCAAGAGCTGTTCAAGCGTCTACGCAGTATCCTCAACAAGCTGACCCCTCAGAAGTTTCAGGAGCTGATGAAACAAGTGATGGATATGACGATAGACACGGAGGAGAGGCTGAAGGGTGCCATTGACCTCATCTTTGAGAAGGCCATCTCAGAGCCGAACTTCTCTGTGGCCTACGCCAACATGTGCCGCTGCCTTATGGGG TTGAAAGTCCCCACCTCAGACAAGCCAGGAGTTTTTGTGAACTTCCGCAAACTGCTGCTCAACCGCTGCCAGAAAGAGTTTGAGAAGGACCAGGACGATGATGTAATCTTtgagaaaaagcaaaaagacaTGGAGGCTGCCAAAGAA GGAGAGGAGCGTGAGCGCTTGAGGGTGGAGCTGCAGGATTCCAGAGACCAGGCCCGCCGCCGTTCACTGGGTAACATAAAGTTCATTGGCGAGCTCTTCAAGCTGAAGATGCTGACAGAGGCCATCATGCACGACTGTGTAGTGAAACTACTGAAGAATCATGATGAAGAGTCTTTGGAGTGTCTCTGCAGGCTGTTCTCCACAATTGGTAAAGACCTGGACTTTGAGAAGGCCAAG CCTCGCATGGATCAGTACTTCAACCAGATGGACAAGATCATCAAAGAGAAAAAGACCTCATCCAGAATCCGCTTCATGCTACAAGACGTCTTGGACCTCAGAAag TGTAACTGGGTGTCTCGTAGAGGAGACCAGGGTCCTAAAACAATCGAACAGATCCACAAGGACGCAgagctggaggagcagagggaaCACATCAAAGTCCAGCAGCAGCTTCTGAAcagaggaagtggaggaggtggaggaggtggtggaggaggtggtggaggaggaggaggaggaggaggaggcggcagGATGGGAGGGAACATGGGGGGCCGAGGCTCCCACACACCAGGAGGTGGCCGGCCTAGCCAGCCTCAGGATGAGGGATGGAACACGGTGCCCATCTCCAAGAACAGACCCATCGACACCACCCGCCTTAGCAAGATCACAAAG CCTGGTTCTCTGGACTTCAACACTACACTGTTGGCTCCAGGGGGAAAAGGCATGTGGGGCAGCTGGGGCAAAGGCAGCAGTGGAGGAACTGGAGCGAAACCAGCAAGCGGAGAGCCGG AATCTGGTCGTCCAGCCACCAGCACCGTCAACCGCTTCTCAGCCCTGCAACAGTCTGGTTCGCAGGTGTCTTCATCTGACTCTGACCGCAGAGCTCCTCAGAG GTCAAGCTCCAGCCGTGAGCGTGCTGGCGAACGAGAAAGGGGCGATCGCGACAGGGATCGCTTTGACAGATTCGATCGCAGCGAGGGACGGGAAGGTCGCGACGACAGGAGCAACCGCAACCAAATCACCAAGAGAAGCTTCAGCAGAGAGTCACAGGAGCGCGGCGGGAGGACCGGAGACCTCCGGGCCTTGACTGAGCCTGTGCGCCGCGTGGCCAGCATGACCGACACCAGGGACCGAGGAAGCCGGGACCGAGGAAGCAGGGACCGAGGAAGCAGGGACCGAGGAAGCAGAGACCGAGGaagcagagacagaggaagCGTCGACAGCGGAAGCGGGGACCAAGGAAGCAGAGACCGAGGAAGCAGAGATCGAGGAAGTGAGGACAGAGCCCCAAGCAAAGATCTCCCAG cAGTTAAGCGTGAGAGCGCccccactcctcctccctctcttccaaAACCTGCCTTGAGTGAAGAGGAGTTGGAGAAGAAGTCGAACGCCATCATTGAAGAATACCTCCACATTAATGACTTGAAG GAGGCGTTGCAGTGTGTGACAGAACTCAACAGTGCCTCACTGCTCTACGTGTTTGTGCGGAACGGCGTGGAGTCGACGCTTGAGCGCAGCACCGTGGCTAGAGAGCACATGGGCATGTTGCTGCACCAGCTCGTAAAGGCAGAGGTATTGCCCACAGAGCAGTACTACAAAGG GCTAGAAGAGACCCTGGAGGCTGCGGAAGACACGGCCATAGATATACCTCACATCTGGCTCTACCTGGCTGAACTCATTATCCCCATGCTCCATGAGGGAGGCATCCCTATGGGACAGCTCTTCAG GGAGATCTCCAAGCCTCTCGTGCCTCTGGGGCAGGCTGGCGTGATGCTGGTACAGATCCTCAAGTTGCTCTGCAAAGAAATG ACCCCTAAGAAGGTCGGGGCCATGTGGACAGAGGGTGGGCTGAATTGGAGTGATTTCCTTCCCGAGGATGAAGACGTCAACAAGTTTGTCACTGAGCAG AAAGTGGAGTTCACCACTGGAGAGGAGACGGAGTCAAAGGAAGTGGATGAGAAGAAGGTCctcactggagaggagctcaGCAAACAGCTGGACAGACTCATCCAGGACAAAGCCAACAACCAGCGCATCAGAGACTGGGCTGAG gctAACTTGGACGAGCAGCAAACTGCTTCCAACCAGTTCGTACGAGCACTGATGAcgtcagtgtgtcagtctgcCATCATAT GTGACAGCCCGTACAGGGTGGATGCACGGCAGATCGGCCAGAGAGCCAGTCTGCTGCAGAGATACCTGTCTGATGAGCAGAAGGAGCTGCAGGCCCTCTACGCCCTCCAGGCTCTGATGGTGCACATGGAGCAGCCAGCGA ACCTCCTGCGGATGTTCTTTGACGCCTTGTACGACGAAGACGTTATTAAAGAGGAGGCCTTCTACAAATGGGAAACCAGCAAAGACCCTGCGGAGCAAACAGGCAAAggtgtggccttgaaatcagtCACCGCCTTCTTCACCTGGCTCCGCGAGGCCGAGGAGGAGTCTGACAAGGAGTAA